In Lutra lutra chromosome 6, mLutLut1.2, whole genome shotgun sequence, the following are encoded in one genomic region:
- the SKIC2 gene encoding SKI2 subunit of superkiller complex protein isoform X2, which translates to MMETERLVLPPLDPLDLPLRPVELGCTGRWELLNVPGAPESTLPHGLPPCAPDLQQEAEQLFLSSPAWLPLHGVEHSARKWQRKMDPWSLLATQGAPVPSDLQAQRHPTTGQILGYKEVLLENTNLSATTSLSLRRPPGPISQSLWGNPTQYPFWPGGMDEPTITDLSTREEAEEEIDFEQDLLTVPPGFKKGVDFTPKDHPAPASGLLSLSRLLEPLDLGGGDEDETEAVGQPGIPRGDTVAASPCSASMARASSLEDLVLKETSTAVSPPEPPKPLPQEQWAIPVDVTSPVGDFYRLIPQPAFQWAFEPDVFQKQAILHLERHDSVFVAAHTSAGKTVVAEYAIALAQKHMTRTIYTSPIKALSNQKFRDFRNTFGDVGLLTGDVQLHPEASCLIMTTEILRSMLYSGSDVIRDLEWVIFDEVHYINDAERGVVWEEVLIMLPDHVSIILLSATVPNALEFADWIGRLKRRQIYVISTVARPVPLEHYLFTGNSPKTQGELFLLLDSRGAFHTKGYYAAVEAKKERMSKHAQTFGAKQPTHQGGPAQDRGVYLSLLASLRTRAQLPVVVFTFSRGRCDEQASGLNSLDLTTSSEKSEIHLFLQRCLARLRGSDRQLPQVLHMSELLHRGLGVHHSGILPILKEIVEMLFSRGLVKVLFATETFAMGVNMPARTVVFDSMRKHDGSAFRDLLPGEYVQMAGRAGRRGLDPTGTVILLCKGRVPEMADLHRMMMGKPSQLQSQFRLTYTMILNLLRVDALRVEDMMKRSFSEFPSRKDSKAHEQALAELTKRLGALEEPDTTGQLVDLPEYYSWGEELTETRSLIQRRIMESVNGLKSLSAGRVVVVKNQEYHNTLGVILQVSSNSTSRVFTTLVLCDKPVSEDPQERAPATPGVPYPDDLVGFKLFLPEGPCDHIVSKLQPGDVAAITTKVLRVNGEKILEDFSRRQQPKFKKDPPIAAVTTAVQELLRLAQAYPAGPPTLDPVNDLQLKDVSVVEGGLRARKLEELIGGAQCVHSPRFSAQYLKLQERVQIQKEMERLRFLLSDQSLLLLPEYHQRVEGVERVRAVAKRIGEVQVACGLNQTVEEFVGELNFGLVEVVYEWARGMPFSELAGLSGTPEGLVVRCIQRLAEMCRSLRGAARLVGEPVLGAKMETAATLLRRDIVFAASLYTQ; encoded by the exons ATGATGGAGACCGAGCGACTCg TGCTACCTCCTCTAGATCCCCTGGATCTGCCCCTTCGGCCGGTGGAGCTGGGATGCACGGGGCGCTGGGAGCTGCTGAATGTGCCTGGGGCACCAGAGAGCACC CTTCCCCACGGCCTCCCTCCGTGTGCCCCAGATCTGCAGCAGGAAGCAGAGCAGCTGTTTTTGTCATCTCCAGCCTGGTTGCCTCTGCATGGTGTGGAGCACTCCGCCCG aAAATGGCAGAGGAAAATGGATCCCTGGTCACTCTTGGCCACACAGGGGGCCCCAGTGCCCTCCGACCTTCAGGCCCAGAGACACCCAACCACAGGCCAGATTCTGGGCTACAAAGAG GTCCTGTTGGAGAATACGAACCTATCGGCCACCACCTCCTTGTCTCTTCGCCGGCCCCCAGGGCCCATCTCCCAGTCCCTGTGGGGGAATCCAACACAGTACCCTTTCTGGCCAG GTGGAATGGATGAGCCCACCATAACAGATCTGAGCACTcgggaggaggctgaggaggagaTAGACTTTGAGCAAG ATCTTCTTACTGTTCCGCCTGGCTTCAAAAAAGGTGTGGACTTTACACCAAAGG ATCACCCAGCTCCAGCTTCTGGCTTGCTCAGTCTCAGCCGTTTGCTGGAGCCTCTGGATTTGGGTGGGGGAGACGAGGATGAAACTGAGGCAGTGGGACAGCCAGGAATTCCCAGAGGGGACACTGTGGCTGCCTCCCCCTGCAGTGCTTCCATGGCCCGAGCAAGCAGCTTAGAGGACCTAGTGTTGAAG GAAACATCCACAGCTGTATCCCCTCCAGAGCCCCCCAAGCCCCTGCCTCAGGAGCAGTGGGCGATTCCTGTGGATGTCACCTCCCCCGTTGGTGATTTCTACCGCCTCATTCCCCAGCCGGCCTTCCAG TGGGCATTTGAGCCGGATGTGTTCCAGAAGCAGGCCATCCTGCACTTGGAGCGGCACGACTCTGTCTTCGTTGCGGCTCACACATCTGCAGGGAAGACGGTTGTGGCTGAATATGCCATTGCCCTTGCCCAGAAACACATGACTCG caccatttacacATCGCCCATCAAGGCCCTGAGCAACCAGAAGTTCCGAGACTTTCGAAACACATTCGGGGATGTGGGATTGCTCACTGGGGATGTGCAGCTGCACCCAGAGGCCTCCTGCCTCATTATGACAACAGAGATCCTTCG CTCCATGCTGTACAGTGGCTCAGATGTCATCCGGGACCTGGAGTGGGTCATCTTTGATGAGGTTCACTACATCAATGATGCTGAG CGTGGGGTTGTATGGGAGGAGGTGCTCATCATGCTCCCTGACCACGTCTCCATCATCCTTCTGAGTGCCACCGTCCCCAACGCCCTCGAGTTCGCGGACTGGATCGG GCGACTGAAACGTCGCCAGATATATGTGATCAGCACTGTTGCGCGCCCCGTTCCCCTGGAGCATTATCTCTTCACAGGGAACAGCCCCAAGACCCAGGGGGAGCTCTTTCTGTTGCTGGACTCCCGAGGCGCCTTCCACACAAAGGG GTACTATGCCGCTGTGGAGGCCAAGAAGGAGCGGATGAGCAAACACGCCCAGACCTTTGGGGCCAAGCAGCCCACTCATCAGGGGGGCCCTGCACAG GACCGTGGTGTGTACCTGTCCCTTTTGGCCTCCCTCCGCACCCGCGCACAGCTGCCTGTGGTGGTGTTCACCTTCTCCCGGGGTCGCTGTGATGAGCAAGCCTCGGGCCTCAACTCCCTTGATCTCACCACAAGTTCAGAGAAGAGTGAGATTCACCTCTTCCTACAGCGCTGCCTTGCCCGCCTCCGTGGCTCTGACCGCCAGCTGCCCCAG GTCCTGCACATGTCTGAACTTCTGCACCGCGGCCTGGGTGTGCACCACAGTGGCATCCTGCCTATTCTTAAAGAGATCGTGGAGATGCTCTTCAGTCGAGGCCTGGTCAAG GTCTTGTTTGCCACAGAGACTTTTGCCATGGGTGTAAATATGCCTGCCCGAACAGTGGTGTTTGACTCCATGCGGAAGCATGATGGCTCCGCCTTCCGGGACCTGCTCCCTGGAGAGTACGTGCAGATGGCAGGCCGGGCGGGCCGGAGGGGCCTGGACCCCACCGGCACTGTCATCCTGCTCTGCAAGGGCCGTGTGCCTGAGATGGCAGACCTGCACCGCATGATGATG GGAAAGCCATCACAGCTGCAGTCCCAGTTCCGACTCACATATACCATGATCCTGAACCTGCTGCGGGTGGATGCCCTCAGGGTGGAGGACATGATGAAGAGGAGCTTCTCCGAGTTTCCATCTCGCAAGGACAGCAAG GCCCATGAACAGGCTCTAGCTGAACTGACCAAGAGACTAGGGGCCTTGGAGGAACCTGACACGACTGGCCAATTGGTTGACCTGCCTGAGTATTACAGCTGGGGGGAGGAACTGACAGAGACCCGGAGCCTGATCCAG CGGCGCATCATGGAGTCTGTGAATGGGCTCAAGTCTCTCTCAGCGGGAAGGGTAGTGGTCGTGAAGAATCAGGAGTATCACAACACATTGGGTGTGATCCTGCAG GTCTCCTCGAACTCCACCAGCAGGGTATTTACAACCCTGGTCTTGTGTGATAAGCCTGTGTCTGAGGACCCACAGGAGAGGGCACCAGCCACCCCAGGTGTGCCCTACCCTGATGATCTTGTGGGATTCAAGCTGTTCCTGCCTGAAG GACCTTGTGACCACATAGTGTCCAAGCTCCAGCCAGGAGATGTGGCTGCCATCACCACCAAGGTTCTCCGGGTGAATGGGGAGAAGATCTTGGAGGACTTCAGCAGGAGGCAGCAACCAAAATTCAA GAAGGATCCTCCCATTGCAGCCGTGACCACTGCTGTGCAGGAACTGCTGCGTCTAGCTCAGGCCTACCCAGCGGGACCCCCTACCCTTGACCCTGTCAATGACCTGCAGCTCAAGGATGTATCAGTGGTGGAGGGGGGGCTCCGAGCCCGGAAGCTGGAGGAGCTGATCGGCGGTGCTCAGTGTGTGCACAGCCCCCGTTTCTCTGCCCAG TACCTGAAGCTGCAGGAGCGTGTGCAGATACAGAAGGAGATGGAGCGACTACGCTTCCTGCTGTCGGATCAGTCACTGCTGCTGCTCCCAGAGTATCACCAGCGAGTAGAG GGAGTTGAACGTGTCCGGGCTGTGGCCAAGCGGATTGGTGAGGTCCAGGTGGCCTGTGGCTTGAACCAGACAGTGGAGGAATTTGTGGGGGAGCTGAATTTTGGGCTTGTCGAGGTTGTGTACGAGTGGGCCCGGGGCATG CCCTTCTCCGAGCTGGCGGGGCTGTCGGGGACCCCTGAGGGCCTGGTGGTCCGCTGCATCCAGCGCCTGGCTGAGATGTGTCGCTCACTGAGGGGGGCAGCCCGCCTCGTAGGTGAGCCTGTGTTAGGTGCCAAGATGGAGACAGCAGCTACCCTGCTACGGAGGGACATTGTCTTTGCAGCCAGCCTGTACACTCAGTGA
- the NELFE gene encoding negative elongation factor E codes for MLVIPPGLSEEEEALQKKFNKLKKKKKALLALKKQSSSSTASQGGVKRSLSEQPVVDTATATEQAKQLVKSGAISAIKAETKNSGFKRSRTLEGKLKDPEKGPVPTFQPFQRSISADDDLQETPQRKSLYESFVSSSDRLRELGPDGEEAEGPGAGDGPPRSFDWGFEERSGARSSASPPRSRSRDHSRERNRDRDRDRERDRDRDRERDRDRDRDRDRDRDRDRDRDRDRDREREGPFRRSDSFPERRAPRKGNTLYVYGEDMTPTLLRGAFAPFGNIIDLSMDPPRNCAFVTYEKMESADQAVAELNGTQVESVQLKVSIARKQPMLDAATGKSVWGSLAVQNSPKGCHRDKRTQIVYSDDVYKENLVDGF; via the exons ATGTTGGTGATACCCCCCGGACTgagcgaggaggaggaggctctGCAGAAGAAATTCAACAAACTCAAGAAAAAG AAAAAGGCATTGCTGGCTCTGAAGAAGCAAAGTAGTAGCAGCACAGCCAGCCAAGGCGGTGTGAAACGCT CACTGTCAGAGCAGCCTGTGGTGGACACAGCCACAGCAACAGAGCAGGCAAAGCAGCTGGTGAAGTCAGGAGCCATCAGTGCCATCAAAGCCGAGACCAAGAACTCGGGCTTCAAACGTTCTCGAACCCTAGAGGGGAAGTTAAAG gatcctgagaaggGGCCAGTCCCCACTTTCCAGCCATTCCAAAGGAGCATATCTGCCGATGACGATCTGCAGGAG ACGCCCCAGAGGAAATCTCTGTATGAGAG TTTTGTGTCTTCCAGTGATCGGCTTCGGGAACTGGGGCCagatggggaagaggcagagggccCAGGGGCTGGTGATGGTCCCCCTCGAAGCTTTGACTGGGGCTTTGAAGAACGTAGTGGTGCCCGCTCCTCAGCCTCTCCTCCCCGAAGCCGCAGCCGGGACCACAGTCGTGAGCGGAACCGGGACAGAGACCGAGATCGGGAACGGGATCGAGACCGTGATCGGGAACGGGATCGAGACCGTGATCGGGACAGGGACCGTGATCGGGACAGGGACCGCGATCGGGACAGGGACCGTGATAGAGAACGAGAGGGCCCTTTCCGCA GGTCAGATTCGTTTCCTGAACGCAGGGCTCCTCGGAAGGGGAATACTCTCTATGTATATGGAGAGGACATGACGCCCACCCTCCTCCGTGGGGCCTTCGCTCCCTTTGGAAACATCATTGACCTCTCCATGGACCCACCCAGAAA CTGTGCCTTCGTCACCTATGAAAAGATGGAGTCAGCAGATCAGGCCGTCGCTGAG CTCAATGGGACCCAAGTGGAGTCCGTACAGCTCAAAGTCAGCATTGCCCGCAAACAGCCCATGCTGGACGCTGCCACTGGCAAGTCTGTCTGGGGCTCCCTCG cTGTCCAGAATAGCCCTAAGGGTTGCCACCGGGACAAGAGGACCCAGATTGTCTACAGCGATGATGTCTACAAGGAAAACCTTGTGGATGGCTTCTAG
- the SKIC2 gene encoding SKI2 subunit of superkiller complex protein isoform X1, producing MMETERLVLPPLDPLDLPLRPVELGCTGRWELLNVPGAPESTLPHGLPPCAPDLQQEAEQLFLSSPAWLPLHGVEHSARKWQRKMDPWSLLATQGAPVPSDLQAQRHPTTGQILGYKEVLLENTNLSATTSLSLRRPPGPISQSLWGNPTQYPFWPGGMDEPTITDLSTREEAEEEIDFEQDLLTVPPGFKKGVDFTPKDHPAPASGLLSLSRLLEPLDLGGGDEDETEAVGQPGIPRGDTVAASPCSASMARASSLEDLVLKETSTAVSPPEPPKPLPQEQWAIPVDVTSPVGDFYRLIPQPAFQWAFEPDVFQKQAILHLERHDSVFVAAHTSAGKTVVAEYAIALAQKHMTRTIYTSPIKALSNQKFRDFRNTFGDVGLLTGDVQLHPEASCLIMTTEILRSMLYSGSDVIRDLEWVIFDEVHYINDAERGVVWEEVLIMLPDHVSIILLSATVPNALEFADWIGRLKRRQIYVISTVARPVPLEHYLFTGNSPKTQGELFLLLDSRGAFHTKGYYAAVEAKKERMSKHAQTFGAKQPTHQGGPAQDRGVYLSLLASLRTRAQLPVVVFTFSRGRCDEQASGLNSLDLTTSSEKSEIHLFLQRCLARLRGSDRQLPQVLHMSELLHRGLGVHHSGILPILKEIVEMLFSRGLVKVLFATETFAMGVNMPARTVVFDSMRKHDGSAFRDLLPGEYVQMAGRAGRRGLDPTGTVILLCKGRVPEMADLHRMMMGKPSQLQSQFRLTYTMILNLLRVDALRVEDMMKRSFSEFPSRKDSKAHEQALAELTKRLGALEEPDTTGQLVDLPEYYSWGEELTETRSLIQRRIMESVNGLKSLSAGRVVVVKNQEYHNTLGVILQVSSNSTSRVFTTLVLCDKPVSEDPQERAPATPGVPYPDDLVGFKLFLPEGPCDHIVSKLQPGDVAAITTKVLRVNGEKILEDFSRRQQPKFKKDPPIAAVTTAVQELLRLAQAYPAGPPTLDPVNDLQLKDVSVVEGGLRARKLEELIGGAQCVHSPRFSAQYLKLQERVQIQKEMERLRFLLSDQSLLLLPEYHQRVEVLRTLGYVDEVGTVKLAGRVACAMSSHELLLTELMFDNALSALRPEEIAALLSGLVCQSPGDPGEQLPSTLKQGVERVRAVAKRIGEVQVACGLNQTVEEFVGELNFGLVEVVYEWARGMPFSELAGLSGTPEGLVVRCIQRLAEMCRSLRGAARLVGEPVLGAKMETAATLLRRDIVFAASLYTQ from the exons ATGATGGAGACCGAGCGACTCg TGCTACCTCCTCTAGATCCCCTGGATCTGCCCCTTCGGCCGGTGGAGCTGGGATGCACGGGGCGCTGGGAGCTGCTGAATGTGCCTGGGGCACCAGAGAGCACC CTTCCCCACGGCCTCCCTCCGTGTGCCCCAGATCTGCAGCAGGAAGCAGAGCAGCTGTTTTTGTCATCTCCAGCCTGGTTGCCTCTGCATGGTGTGGAGCACTCCGCCCG aAAATGGCAGAGGAAAATGGATCCCTGGTCACTCTTGGCCACACAGGGGGCCCCAGTGCCCTCCGACCTTCAGGCCCAGAGACACCCAACCACAGGCCAGATTCTGGGCTACAAAGAG GTCCTGTTGGAGAATACGAACCTATCGGCCACCACCTCCTTGTCTCTTCGCCGGCCCCCAGGGCCCATCTCCCAGTCCCTGTGGGGGAATCCAACACAGTACCCTTTCTGGCCAG GTGGAATGGATGAGCCCACCATAACAGATCTGAGCACTcgggaggaggctgaggaggagaTAGACTTTGAGCAAG ATCTTCTTACTGTTCCGCCTGGCTTCAAAAAAGGTGTGGACTTTACACCAAAGG ATCACCCAGCTCCAGCTTCTGGCTTGCTCAGTCTCAGCCGTTTGCTGGAGCCTCTGGATTTGGGTGGGGGAGACGAGGATGAAACTGAGGCAGTGGGACAGCCAGGAATTCCCAGAGGGGACACTGTGGCTGCCTCCCCCTGCAGTGCTTCCATGGCCCGAGCAAGCAGCTTAGAGGACCTAGTGTTGAAG GAAACATCCACAGCTGTATCCCCTCCAGAGCCCCCCAAGCCCCTGCCTCAGGAGCAGTGGGCGATTCCTGTGGATGTCACCTCCCCCGTTGGTGATTTCTACCGCCTCATTCCCCAGCCGGCCTTCCAG TGGGCATTTGAGCCGGATGTGTTCCAGAAGCAGGCCATCCTGCACTTGGAGCGGCACGACTCTGTCTTCGTTGCGGCTCACACATCTGCAGGGAAGACGGTTGTGGCTGAATATGCCATTGCCCTTGCCCAGAAACACATGACTCG caccatttacacATCGCCCATCAAGGCCCTGAGCAACCAGAAGTTCCGAGACTTTCGAAACACATTCGGGGATGTGGGATTGCTCACTGGGGATGTGCAGCTGCACCCAGAGGCCTCCTGCCTCATTATGACAACAGAGATCCTTCG CTCCATGCTGTACAGTGGCTCAGATGTCATCCGGGACCTGGAGTGGGTCATCTTTGATGAGGTTCACTACATCAATGATGCTGAG CGTGGGGTTGTATGGGAGGAGGTGCTCATCATGCTCCCTGACCACGTCTCCATCATCCTTCTGAGTGCCACCGTCCCCAACGCCCTCGAGTTCGCGGACTGGATCGG GCGACTGAAACGTCGCCAGATATATGTGATCAGCACTGTTGCGCGCCCCGTTCCCCTGGAGCATTATCTCTTCACAGGGAACAGCCCCAAGACCCAGGGGGAGCTCTTTCTGTTGCTGGACTCCCGAGGCGCCTTCCACACAAAGGG GTACTATGCCGCTGTGGAGGCCAAGAAGGAGCGGATGAGCAAACACGCCCAGACCTTTGGGGCCAAGCAGCCCACTCATCAGGGGGGCCCTGCACAG GACCGTGGTGTGTACCTGTCCCTTTTGGCCTCCCTCCGCACCCGCGCACAGCTGCCTGTGGTGGTGTTCACCTTCTCCCGGGGTCGCTGTGATGAGCAAGCCTCGGGCCTCAACTCCCTTGATCTCACCACAAGTTCAGAGAAGAGTGAGATTCACCTCTTCCTACAGCGCTGCCTTGCCCGCCTCCGTGGCTCTGACCGCCAGCTGCCCCAG GTCCTGCACATGTCTGAACTTCTGCACCGCGGCCTGGGTGTGCACCACAGTGGCATCCTGCCTATTCTTAAAGAGATCGTGGAGATGCTCTTCAGTCGAGGCCTGGTCAAG GTCTTGTTTGCCACAGAGACTTTTGCCATGGGTGTAAATATGCCTGCCCGAACAGTGGTGTTTGACTCCATGCGGAAGCATGATGGCTCCGCCTTCCGGGACCTGCTCCCTGGAGAGTACGTGCAGATGGCAGGCCGGGCGGGCCGGAGGGGCCTGGACCCCACCGGCACTGTCATCCTGCTCTGCAAGGGCCGTGTGCCTGAGATGGCAGACCTGCACCGCATGATGATG GGAAAGCCATCACAGCTGCAGTCCCAGTTCCGACTCACATATACCATGATCCTGAACCTGCTGCGGGTGGATGCCCTCAGGGTGGAGGACATGATGAAGAGGAGCTTCTCCGAGTTTCCATCTCGCAAGGACAGCAAG GCCCATGAACAGGCTCTAGCTGAACTGACCAAGAGACTAGGGGCCTTGGAGGAACCTGACACGACTGGCCAATTGGTTGACCTGCCTGAGTATTACAGCTGGGGGGAGGAACTGACAGAGACCCGGAGCCTGATCCAG CGGCGCATCATGGAGTCTGTGAATGGGCTCAAGTCTCTCTCAGCGGGAAGGGTAGTGGTCGTGAAGAATCAGGAGTATCACAACACATTGGGTGTGATCCTGCAG GTCTCCTCGAACTCCACCAGCAGGGTATTTACAACCCTGGTCTTGTGTGATAAGCCTGTGTCTGAGGACCCACAGGAGAGGGCACCAGCCACCCCAGGTGTGCCCTACCCTGATGATCTTGTGGGATTCAAGCTGTTCCTGCCTGAAG GACCTTGTGACCACATAGTGTCCAAGCTCCAGCCAGGAGATGTGGCTGCCATCACCACCAAGGTTCTCCGGGTGAATGGGGAGAAGATCTTGGAGGACTTCAGCAGGAGGCAGCAACCAAAATTCAA GAAGGATCCTCCCATTGCAGCCGTGACCACTGCTGTGCAGGAACTGCTGCGTCTAGCTCAGGCCTACCCAGCGGGACCCCCTACCCTTGACCCTGTCAATGACCTGCAGCTCAAGGATGTATCAGTGGTGGAGGGGGGGCTCCGAGCCCGGAAGCTGGAGGAGCTGATCGGCGGTGCTCAGTGTGTGCACAGCCCCCGTTTCTCTGCCCAG TACCTGAAGCTGCAGGAGCGTGTGCAGATACAGAAGGAGATGGAGCGACTACGCTTCCTGCTGTCGGATCAGTCACTGCTGCTGCTCCCAGAGTATCACCAGCGAGTAGAG GTGCTCCGAACCCTGGGTTATGTAGACGAGGTGGGCACGGTGAAGCTGGCAGGGCGGGTGGCTTGCGCCATGAGCAGCCATGAGCTGCTCCTCACTGAGCTCATGTTTGACAACGCTCTGAGTGCCCTGCGGCCGGAGGAGATTGCAGCCCTGCTCTCCGGCCTGGTCTGCCAGAGCCCTGGGGACCCAGGGGAGCAGCTCCCAAGCACCCTCAAACAG GGAGTTGAACGTGTCCGGGCTGTGGCCAAGCGGATTGGTGAGGTCCAGGTGGCCTGTGGCTTGAACCAGACAGTGGAGGAATTTGTGGGGGAGCTGAATTTTGGGCTTGTCGAGGTTGTGTACGAGTGGGCCCGGGGCATG CCCTTCTCCGAGCTGGCGGGGCTGTCGGGGACCCCTGAGGGCCTGGTGGTCCGCTGCATCCAGCGCCTGGCTGAGATGTGTCGCTCACTGAGGGGGGCAGCCCGCCTCGTAGGTGAGCCTGTGTTAGGTGCCAAGATGGAGACAGCAGCTACCCTGCTACGGAGGGACATTGTCTTTGCAGCCAGCCTGTACACTCAGTGA
- the STK19 gene encoding serine/threonine-protein kinase 19, with translation MSRKRQRLVPDAFGLKRRRERGQTEADPLRGESGSARAAVAELVQLFPRGLFEDALPPIALRSQVYSLVPDRTVADRQLKELQEQGEIRVIQLGFDLDAHGIIFTEDYRTRVLKACDGRPYAGAVQKFLALVLPACGDLSFQQDQMTQTFGFRDPEITQLVNAGVLTVRDAGSWWLAVPGAGRFIKYFVKGRQAVLGMVRKAKYRELLLSELLGRRAPAAVRLGLTYHVHDLIGAQLVDCVSTTSGTLLRLTET, from the exons ATGAGCCGGAAGAGACAGCGCCTGGTCCCGGACGCCTTTGGGCTGAAGAGGCGGCGGGAGCGAGGACAGACAGAGGCGGATCCTCTGAGGGGCGAGTCGG GGTCGGCGCGCGCGGCCGTCGCCGAGCTGGTGCAGCTGTTCCCGCGAGGCCTGTTCGAGGACGCGCTGCCGCCCATCGCGTTGAGGAGCCAGGTGTACAGCCTCGTGCCGGACCGGACGGTGGCCGACCGGCAGCTG AAGGAGCTTCAAGAGCAGGGGGAGATCAGAGTCATCCAACTAGGCTTTGACTTGGACGCCCATGGAATTATCTTCACTGAGGACTACAGGACCAGA GTCCTCAAGGCCTGCGATGGCCGACCATATGCTGGGGCAGTGCAGAAGTTTCTGGCTTTGGTACTTCCAGCCTGTGGGGACCTTAGCTTCCAgcaagaccaaatgacacagaccTTTGGCTTCAGGGACCCAGAGATCAC GCAGCTAGTGAATGCTGGAGTGCTCACCGTCCGAGACGCTGGGAGTTGGTGGCTGGCCGTGCCTGGCGCTGGGagattcattaaatattttgttaaag GGCGCCAGGCTGTCCTGGGCATGGTCCGGAAGGCCAAGTACCGGGAGCTACTCCTATCAGAGCTCTTGGGCCGGCGGGCACCTGCCGCGGTGCGACTCGGCCTCACCTACCACGTACATGACCTCATTGGGGCCCAGCTGGTGGACTG TGTCTCTACCACTTCTGGAACTCTTCTCCGCCTGACAGAGACATGA
- the DXO gene encoding decapping and exoribonuclease protein, with protein MDRRENKRKSENVEVAEPRNKLTSPASSLPTDPALYSGPFPFYGRPSELGCFSLDAQRQYHGDAQALRYYSPPPTNDQGPSFDLRDGYPDRYQPRDEELQEGLDHLLRWLLDHRGKLEGGPGWLAGAIVTWRGHLTKLLTTPYEQQEGWQLAASRFQGTLYLNEVETPAARAQRLARPPLLRELTYMGYKFEQYMCADKPGSFPDPSGEVNTNVAYCSVLRSRLGNHRLLFSGEVDCMDPRAPCTQPPACYVELKTSKEMHRPGHWRNFYRHKLLKWWAQSFLLGVPNVVAGFRNPEGFVCSLKTFPTMEMFEYVRNDRDGWNPSVCMNFCAAFLSFAQNTVIQDDPRLVYLFSWEPGSPVTVSKHQDAPYAFLPTWYVEAVTRDLPSAPKTPSPKD; from the exons ATGGATcgcagagagaacaagagaaaatcGGAGAATGTAGAGGTAGCTGAGCCTCGGAACAAACTCACCAGCCCAGCATCCTCGCTGCCCACAGACCCTGCCCTCTATTCTGGGCCCTTTCCTTTCTATGGGCGCCCTTCCGAACTGGGCTGCTTCTCCCTGGATGCACAACGCCAGTACCACGGAGATGCTCAAGCCTTGCGCTACTACAGCCCACCTCCTACCAATGACCAAGGCCCCAGTTTTGACCTCAGAGATGGATACCCTGATAGATACCAACCCAGGGATGAGGAGCTCCAAGAGGGGCTGGACCACCTGCTGCGCTGGCTCCTGGATCACCGAGGCAAGCTGGAGGG GGGTCCAGGCTGGCTGGCAGGGGCCATAGTGACATGGCGGGGGCACCTGACAAAATTGCTGACGACACCATAtgagcagcaggagggctggcagCTGGCAGCCTCCCGCTTCCAGGGAACACTGTACCTAAATGAAGTAGAGACACCGGCAGCTCGGGCCCAGAGGCTTGCCCGGCCACCCCTCCTCCGGGAGCTTACGTACATGGGGTACAAGTTTGAGCAGTACATGTGCGCAG ACAAACCTGGAAGCTTCCCGGATCCCTCTGGGGAGGTTAACACCAATGTGGCCTACTGCTCTGTGCTACGCAGCCGCCTGGGAAACCACCGTCTGCTCTTCTCAGGGGAGGTAGACTGCATGGACCCCCGGGCCCCATGCACACAGCCCCCTGCCTGCTATGTGGAGCTCAAGACCTCCAAGGAGATGCACAGGCCTGGCCACTGGAGGAACTTCTACAG ACATAAGCTCCTAAAATGGTGGGCTCAGTCATTCCTTTTGGGGGTCCCAAACGTCGTTGCTGGCTTCCGTAACCCAGAGGGTTTCGTCTGTTCCCTCAAGACCTTTCCTACCATGGAGATGTTCGAGTACGTCAGG AATGACCGTGATGGCTGGAATCCCTCCGTGTGCATGAACTTCTGTGCTGCCTTCCTTAGCTTTGCCCAGAACACAGTTATCCAGGATGACCCCAG GCTTGTCTATCTCTTCTCCTGGGAGCCTGGCAGCCCAGTCACAGTGTCTAAACATCAAGACGCACCCTATGCCTTCCTGCCCACGTGGTATGTGGAAGCCGTGACCCGGGACCTCCCATCAGCCCCCAAGACACCTTCCCCCAAAGACTGA